CAAATGGTGCTCAGACTTTCGCAATAAACAGGTCAATTATTGATACAATCATCAAGTCTAGAAACAATGTTCTTGAGGGCTTAAATTGCCTTGCTACATATATCCCTGATTAGTTACCAAGTTTCTTAATTTAGGAAATGAGGGAATAAATGATTTCCTTTACAATTATTTCAGCCGCGAAGAAGAGGAAATCCCAGAATCATAATCTACCAATCATCATCATCTTTCTGCTTATTATTTGAGAGATTGCTGGTCATATTTTCAACTAGCTTCTCAATTTCGATATTGAGTTTAGAGAATCTTTCCATTGCGATATCCGGATCGGAATATCTGGCCTGCATCCATTGTTCAATATGAGGGGAGGTGCTTCCCTGAAAAGCTCTGAAATTAGTAATTTGATACTTAAACCGTCCATCTTTAAACCAAATGGTTAAATTATAATCAATAATTACATCGGTTACTTTTGATTTTTTATGCATCTTATAAAACATAAGACGATCTTTTAATTCAAGTATACCTTCTTCTTTGCTTTTTGTTGTTATTTTATTTGCTCCAGCCGTGTAATAGGTGTTTATCCAAGCAATGGCTCGTTCATATAATTCTGCTTTTGAAGCTCCAGCTACGTCAATAACAGCTTCATAAATTATTGATTCCTTTTCTTGATTATACGGAATTCCCCATTCTTTTTCATCCTGAGCCTGACTCAATAAAGGAAGGGCAAGGAAGATGATTAAGCTTTGTAAATATCTCATATTTTAGTAGTTAAGTCTTTATAAAATGCATTCAAATCAGCAATAAACGCTGGTCCATATTTCTGCAAATCATTGATGCAGTTCATGATAATCCCTCTGTCGTTTGTATCCACTGCTTCCTCAATTTTATGGCAGAATTTATTCAATTCTGTATCATGAAAAACAAAAGCATAGGATTCGCGGATATGTCGGGCATAATAGCGTGTTTCCTCAAAAAACTGATCTTTACTATTCTTCAATACCAAATCCAATTTCTTAGGGAATTCCAATAAGGTAGCCTCTATCACTTTCAATAGATGTTCTTTATCTATTTCTTTAAATTTTGTTTTAGCCAGCTCCTTGTCAATCATTTGTTTATGCTTATTAAGTAATAATTTTTCTTGCCTTTTTGAACAAGTATGTATTTTTTATTTAATAATGACGTTTCATTAATTACCAAATCCGCATCAATGATTTTATTTTTATTGATAGATAAACCACCACCTTTCACAAAACGTTTGAATTCTCCTTTGGAAGGAAAAATATCAGTTTTTTCTGCTAATAATTCGGCCAATGAAATTCCTTCTTCAATATCTGCTTGTGATAGTTCGCTTTGAGGAACTCCTTCAAAAACGGATAAGAAAGTTGCCTCATCAAGTTTAGCTAAATTCTCTGATGTGCCTTTTCCAAAAAGTATTTGAGATGCTTCAATGGCATTTTCATACTCTTCTTGGGAGTGAACATAAACGGTAACTTCTTCAGCAAGTTTTTTTTGTAACAAACGTAAATGCGGTTCCTTATTGTGCTCTTCTATTAACGATTCTATTGTTTCTTTTGATAAAAGTGTAAATACTTTAATATAGTTTTGAGCGTCTTCATCAGATGTATTGAGCCAAAATTGATAAAACTTGTAGGGAGTTGTATAAGCTGGATTAAGCCATACATTTCCATCTTCGGTTTTTCCAAATTTACCGCCATCAGCTTTTTTTAATAGGGGAGATGTGATGGCAAAAGCTTCGCCTCCATCTTTTCTGCGAATCAATTCTGTACCCGTAACAATATTTCCCCATTGATCGGATCCACCCAATTGAAGTTTGCAATTTTTATTTTTATACAACCAGTAAAAATCATACCCCTGAATTAATTGATAGGAGAATTCAGTGAATGACATGCCCGTTTCTAATCTGCTTTTTACAGATTCTTTCGACATCATATAATTTACTGTAATGTGCTTTCCTGTATCTCTAATGAAATCCAAAAAGTTCATTTCCTTGAACCAATCGTAATTATTAACAATTTCGGCTGAATTTTCACCACAATCAAAGTCAAGGAATTTTTCTAATTGTTTTTGTATAGCTGAAAGATTCTGGTCAAGAATTTCTTTGGATAATAAGTTTCTTTCTTTAGATTTCCCTGAAGGATCTCCGACCATTCCTGTTGCCCCTCCAACCAAAGCAATAGGCTTATGACCAGAGCGTTGGAAATGAACCAAAATCATTATTTGAACCAAGCTTCCTATATGTAAGGAGTCGGAGGTAGGGTCAAATCCAATATAGGCAGTCGTCAGACTTTTACTTAGTTGTTCTTCAGTTCCCGGCATCACATCATGAATCATACCTCTCCATCTCAATTCTTCTACAAAATTCATATATTGTTTTTTTTGCAAAATTAGGTGTTTCCATGTGGATGCACAATTGGGGATAACAAAAAGTAAATTAACTCGGCAAATGGTAATTTTATTTTAACTTTCTTAGGAACAAAACAGATGATAAATAAACCTAAACAACTGCTTTTAAGTTTTTTCAGGGTTGATTAGGATTTTAGATTCTAGTAAAATGGAAGATTTAAAACGTATCTATTTGTATTCAATAATATGATAACCTTCATTATATGAATTTTATTGCTCATTACTATTTGGATGGAGAAAGGGGAAATCCACATTATAATTTTGGATTAATTCTGCCCGATTTACTGAGTATTCAAAAACGAGGGTGGAAAGTAACTGACAGGAATCATATTGAGGCAATTTCTGAATACAATATGCAGATAGTTAAAGGAGTATTAAAACATTATGATTTGGATTCCTTATTTCATCAGTCAGACTATTTTATCACACATACCAAATATATTAAGTCTTTATTTACTGTTTCTCAAATTGAAACAGTTCGAAAAAGAAAGCATTTTCTGGCGCATATTTTATTGGAATTGATTATTGATCGGGTAATTATTAAAAAGGAACCTCAAATTCTGGAGTTATTTTATGCCGATTTAGATCAAATAGATATTCAGGAAGTTGGCGATTTGTTTTATAAAGAAGATGAAGCAGTAATTCAGTCGTTTTGTACATTTTTCGACAAATTCAGATCAAAAAGATATTTATATAAATATACCAATAACGAGGCTATCATCTTTGTTCTTAATAAAGTGTTGGAAAGAGTTAGCTTGCCAATCTTTTGTCAAGCGGATATTGTTGAGAAATTAAATGAATGTATCAGTATAACTGAACAATATATTGAGAATAATTACGATAGTATTTGGGCAATACGTTATCCTGTTTAACCCATAATTCAAGAATTTGTGAGATTAAGCTTACTGCTAAATAAACTCGACAATAAGGTTTTTAGCCTGCAAATAGTACAATTGGTTCGAACAGCAGTTGTATTTGGTGTTTCAATTTTTCTGGCCCAGTTTTACAAGGATACAAAAATCATCAGTCAGTATGAGACATTGTTACTAGTAGGTACTGGACTAACATTTTTTTGGGTATCAGGTCTGATGACTACTTTTTTGCCTTATTATTACAATAAAAGCGAAGAGGACAGAAAATCGGTAATTTACAATACCTTTATTTCATTATCGGCTTTATCTATTCTTTCATTTTTTGCTGTTATTGCTCTGGGAGCTATGTTTTTCGATACTATTAATGTGTCGCTTTTTATTGCATACGGATTATTCATTTTGTTTAATTCACCCAGTTTTTTGATCGAATATATCTATTTGGTCAATCAGAAAAACAAGTCAATTATACTGTACGCTATTATCGTTTTTAGTATTCAATTGCTGGTGTTTTGTGTTCCCTTGTTTTTTGGAGCTAGCTTATTGGTGGCTGTATATTGTATAGCTGTTCTCGCTTTGTTTAAATTTATCTTTCTTGTTTTTTTGGTCAGGAAATATGGCAAAGCATCTTTCGATTTTGCATTAGTAAAAGCCTATTTATCGAAATCCACACCCATAATTATAACTTTATTGATAGGTGGAAGTACTGAATATGTAAATGGTTTTATCGTAAAGTCTTATGCTTCAGATCATGAATTTGCACTATTTCGTTATGGAGCCAGAGAGTTTCCTCTTTCTCGTATTTTGGCCAACACATTGAGTGTTGTTTTAAGCGGAACCGTGGCGAATGCAATTGCCAATGGAAAATTGAAGGACTCCTTAGCTCAGCTTAAGAATAGTTCAAAAAGGTTAATGCATATACTATTTCCATTAACGCTAGTACTGATGCTTAGTAGTCAGTATATTTATCGCTTTGCCTTCACCGAAACGTTTGAAGATTCCTACAAAATATTCAATATTTATTTGTTACTAGTTGTCAGTAGAATGGTATTCCCGCAAACAGTTTTATTGGGCATGCAAAAAAACAGACAAGTCATGTATGCTTCAGCAATAGAGTTTTCGGTTAATTTTGGACTGGGATTATTACTGATTAGCCGTTTTGGCATTTTTGCAGTACCTTTTGCCACCTTATCGGCATTTTATGTGTACGAATTGATACTGATATTTTTTGTCAAGAAAGAAGGAGTGAAGCTAAAGTCCTATCTGCCGATAAAGACCTGGCTTATTTATAGTAGTCTGTTATGGTTGGTATTTCTTATCTTATAATACATAAAAACAAACTGCATAATCTATGTGATTATACAGTTCATTTATACGTTGGTTAAGTAATAAAATTACTTAAGCTGGTTTACTCGTCATCGTTCTTTAAACCCTGAACCTCACTTCTGATGTCCTGAGCCAAAACTTTCAGTTGCTGCATACCTTTTCTTACTCTTGTTCCAGCAGCTTTGTTGTTTTTTTCATAGAATTTAATGAAATCTGTTTCGAGTGAGAGTAATAACTCTCTTAATTGAGCATATCTGTTCATAATTAAATATTTATGAAGTTAAAAGATTAAAAATTACTTATTAGGAAATATTACTTCCTCTGTGGAGTAATACTTATCATTCAATTTTTGTTTAATTTCAGTGAAAGCATCTAATGTTTTCTGAATATCATCATCAGTATGATTTGCACTT
This window of the Bacteroidota bacterium genome carries:
- a CDS encoding tyrosine--tRNA ligase produces the protein MNFVEELRWRGMIHDVMPGTEEQLSKSLTTAYIGFDPTSDSLHIGSLVQIMILVHFQRSGHKPIALVGGATGMVGDPSGKSKERNLLSKEILDQNLSAIQKQLEKFLDFDCGENSAEIVNNYDWFKEMNFLDFIRDTGKHITVNYMMSKESVKSRLETGMSFTEFSYQLIQGYDFYWLYKNKNCKLQLGGSDQWGNIVTGTELIRRKDGGEAFAITSPLLKKADGGKFGKTEDGNVWLNPAYTTPYKFYQFWLNTSDEDAQNYIKVFTLLSKETIESLIEEHNKEPHLRLLQKKLAEEVTVYVHSQEEYENAIEASQILFGKGTSENLAKLDEATFLSVFEGVPQSELSQADIEEGISLAELLAEKTDIFPSKGEFKRFVKGGGLSINKNKIIDADLVINETSLLNKKYILVQKGKKNYYLISINK
- a CDS encoding histone H1; this translates as MNRYAQLRELLLSLETDFIKFYEKNNKAAGTRVRKGMQQLKVLAQDIRSEVQGLKNDDE
- a CDS encoding DUF4468 domain-containing protein; amino-acid sequence: MRYLQSLIIFLALPLLSQAQDEKEWGIPYNQEKESIIYEAVIDVAGASKAELYERAIAWINTYYTAGANKITTKSKEEGILELKDRLMFYKMHKKSKVTDVIIDYNLTIWFKDGRFKYQITNFRAFQGSTSPHIEQWMQARYSDPDIAMERFSKLNIEIEKLVENMTSNLSNNKQKDDDDW